Proteins encoded together in one Synergistaceae bacterium window:
- a CDS encoding acyl carrier protein, translating into MENIPQILKIISDVLGVAVSEESDMENVAGWDSLKMLQIVMALDEAGCELPLEKIAEIRSVRNILSLVTRGMDS; encoded by the coding sequence ATGGAAAATATCCCGCAAATACTGAAAATCATCTCTGACGTTCTTGGCGTCGCCGTTTCCGAGGAGAGCGACATGGAGAACGTCGCCGGCTGGGATTCCCTGAAAATGCTTCAGATCGTCATGGCGCTGGACGAAGCGGGCTGTGAACTCCCTCTCGAAAAAATAGCGGAAATCCGGTCCGTCCGGAATATCCTCTCTTTGGTGACGAGGGGAATGGATTCCTGA
- a CDS encoding methyltransferase domain-containing protein: protein MFFLRRFVGAPRQVGSVTPSSRFLTREMMDKIQWNSPLNIAELGAGTGVVTRSILQMMTPGEGNLLVFEIDPVLKAMLEKEYGNRGLTVYGDARELPEIMEKRGIASLDYVVSSLPFAVLPPRVTASILDTIDSTLKPEGKLVAYQYSRHMKPYLKKRFESVKISFVLRNVPPAFVYECSIPKKHKKLAKE, encoded by the coding sequence GTGTTTTTTCTGCGCCGTTTCGTGGGAGCGCCAAGGCAGGTGGGCAGCGTCACCCCCAGCTCCCGTTTTCTCACGCGGGAAATGATGGACAAAATTCAGTGGAATTCGCCCCTGAATATTGCGGAGCTGGGAGCGGGGACGGGAGTCGTCACCCGATCCATTCTCCAAATGATGACTCCAGGAGAGGGAAACCTTTTGGTTTTTGAAATCGACCCCGTTCTGAAGGCCATGCTTGAGAAGGAGTACGGAAACAGAGGACTCACCGTTTACGGAGATGCCCGCGAGCTGCCTGAAATCATGGAGAAACGGGGCATTGCGTCTTTGGATTACGTGGTGTCCAGCCTGCCTTTCGCCGTACTTCCGCCGCGGGTCACGGCCTCCATTCTGGACACCATCGACTCCACCCTGAAACCCGAAGGGAAACTGGTCGCCTACCAATATTCCCGTCACATGAAACCCTATTTGAAAAAGCGGTTTGAAAGCGTAAAAATCTCCTTCGTTCTGCGCAACGTCCCTCCGGCTTTCGTCTACGAGTGCTCCATCCCCAAAAAACACAAAAAGCTCGCCAAAGAATGA
- a CDS encoding hydrolase, with protein sequence MLSRLRRENTVFLMIDIQERLLPSISGAEEIVQNSVRLVKAAETMALPLLWTEQYPKGIGPTVKEISSVLPAGASPFEKTAFSCCDEPGFMEKVRTFGRPSIVIFGIETHICILSTVMDLLKEGYGVVAVADACGSRNVRNHDIALRAVQSRGALVVPVETVVYQLLGVSGTPEFKTLLPLFK encoded by the coding sequence ATGCTTTCAAGACTGCGCAGAGAAAATACCGTTTTTTTGATGATCGACATACAGGAACGTCTTCTGCCCTCGATTTCCGGAGCGGAGGAGATCGTTCAGAACTCGGTTCGACTGGTGAAGGCGGCGGAGACGATGGCCCTGCCCCTTCTCTGGACGGAACAGTATCCCAAAGGGATCGGGCCCACGGTGAAGGAAATCTCTTCCGTCCTGCCCGCAGGAGCTTCACCTTTCGAAAAAACCGCTTTTTCATGCTGCGACGAGCCCGGGTTCATGGAAAAAGTTCGGACTTTCGGGCGTCCGTCGATAGTGATCTTCGGCATCGAAACCCACATCTGCATTTTATCCACGGTGATGGACCTGCTGAAGGAAGGTTACGGAGTCGTGGCGGTGGCTGACGCCTGCGGCAGCCGAAACGTCCGGAATCACGACATTGCCCTCAGAGCCGTTCAATCCCGGGGGGCGCTGGTGGTCCCCGTCGAAACGGTGGTTTATCAGTTGCTGGGTGTTTCGGGCACGCCGGAGTTTAAAACGCTGCTGCCCCTGTTCAAATAA
- a CDS encoding HAD-IIIC family phosphatase encodes MNFLSGLAILSNVTVGSLLLRLQKELKESGEGDKEVLTPPGFDVWRMELLNAASPLWGKNISSIYILLHGPAFFPDGITARFEERLAGFRDILLQARAAHEEKSFVVSTLDLPSSPARPLASENFALKAAAWWRGKLEEAGFPILDIAELAADAGRERFYSPKMWYFASLPFSQQGETLLAREILRVENALAGRRKKCLVLDLDGTLWGGVIGEDGLEGLTLASTGMGSQYRDVQSIVRELGEQGVLLAVASKNNLEDALLPFREHPHMLLRERDFVKIKADWNPKPDNIAAIARELNIGLDSLVFVDDNPAERAAVRAALPEVAVPEDFPAADSSALPGFMARVARRYFTMLRPSEEDRRKTEMYQAESEREAARKSCQTPEDYLASLEMKLDLHRLRENEVPRAAQLTQKTNQFNLTSKRYSEADLEGMLRDESVRVWMAGLKDRFGDYGRICLVIVRRDSPESALVDSFLMSCRVMGRGVEDAVLSGIEAELEAEGVSILKGRYVETPKNMPVRDFWERMGYTASEDLWVSYAPFLERRTRICRGS; translated from the coding sequence GTGAATTTCCTGAGTGGGCTGGCGATTCTTTCGAACGTTACCGTCGGAAGCCTTCTGCTGCGGCTGCAGAAAGAGCTGAAGGAATCGGGGGAAGGGGATAAAGAGGTCCTGACTCCACCCGGTTTTGACGTCTGGCGGATGGAACTCCTGAACGCCGCCTCGCCTCTTTGGGGGAAAAATATTTCTTCCATATATATTCTGCTGCACGGTCCGGCGTTTTTCCCCGACGGGATAACTGCCCGCTTCGAGGAACGTCTTGCCGGATTTCGGGACATTCTTTTGCAGGCCCGCGCCGCCCACGAGGAGAAAAGTTTCGTGGTTTCGACGCTGGACCTTCCTTCTTCTCCGGCGCGGCCTCTGGCGTCTGAAAATTTCGCGCTGAAGGCGGCCGCCTGGTGGCGCGGAAAGCTCGAAGAAGCCGGTTTCCCGATTCTCGACATTGCGGAGCTGGCAGCCGATGCGGGGCGGGAGCGCTTTTACAGCCCCAAAATGTGGTACTTCGCCTCCCTTCCCTTTTCTCAGCAGGGAGAAACCTTGCTGGCCCGGGAGATTCTCCGGGTGGAAAACGCCCTGGCGGGCCGGCGCAAAAAATGCCTCGTGCTGGACCTGGACGGAACCCTGTGGGGTGGAGTGATCGGGGAGGACGGACTGGAAGGTCTTACCCTCGCCTCCACCGGGATGGGATCCCAGTACCGGGACGTTCAGAGTATCGTTCGGGAGCTGGGAGAGCAGGGCGTTCTTCTGGCCGTCGCCTCCAAAAACAACCTGGAGGACGCTCTGCTGCCCTTCCGGGAACATCCCCACATGCTGCTGCGGGAGCGGGATTTCGTGAAAATCAAAGCCGACTGGAACCCCAAGCCGGACAATATCGCGGCGATTGCCAGGGAGCTGAATATCGGGCTGGATTCGCTGGTGTTCGTTGACGACAATCCCGCGGAACGGGCGGCGGTCCGGGCGGCTCTGCCCGAAGTGGCCGTTCCCGAGGATTTTCCGGCCGCCGATTCCTCCGCTCTGCCCGGTTTTATGGCGCGGGTCGCCCGCAGGTATTTCACGATGCTCCGCCCCTCCGAGGAGGACCGCCGCAAGACGGAAATGTATCAGGCGGAGTCGGAAAGAGAAGCCGCCAGAAAATCCTGTCAAACCCCGGAGGATTACCTGGCCTCCCTTGAGATGAAACTGGACCTGCACCGTCTTCGGGAGAACGAAGTCCCCCGGGCGGCCCAGCTCACCCAGAAGACCAATCAGTTCAACCTGACGTCGAAACGGTATTCCGAGGCCGACCTGGAGGGGATGTTGAGAGACGAAAGTGTCCGCGTCTGGATGGCCGGACTGAAGGACCGGTTCGGCGACTACGGCCGGATTTGTCTCGTCATCGTCCGGCGGGATTCTCCGGAGTCGGCGCTGGTGGATTCGTTTCTCATGAGCTGCCGCGTCATGGGCCGGGGGGTCGAAGATGCCGTCCTGTCGGGAATCGAAGCGGAACTGGAGGCCGAAGGCGTGTCGATCCTGAAGGGGCGGTACGTTGAAACCCCTAAAAATATGCCCGTGCGCGATTTTTGGGAAAGAATGGGTTATACTGCAAGTGAGGATCTGTGGGTGTCATACGCGCCCTTCCTGGAAAGGAGAACCCGGATATGCCGAGGCTCTTGA
- a CDS encoding sugar transferase: MKRILDVLGAGLGLILLAPVFLALALLIRRRMGPPVLFRQRRAGLKGKPFLLCKFRSMNEARDQRGELLPDGQRLTEFGKFLRRSSLDELPQLWNVLRGDMSLVGPRPLLLEYVPLYDAVQRRRLDVKPGLTGWAQINGRNAIGWDEKFALDVWYVEHYNLWLDIRILLLTCCKILRKEGISSPGEATMPRFTGKE, translated from the coding sequence ATGAAGCGAATCCTCGACGTTTTGGGCGCCGGACTGGGGCTGATTCTTCTGGCTCCGGTTTTTCTGGCTCTGGCGCTTCTGATTCGGCGCCGCATGGGGCCGCCGGTGCTGTTCCGTCAGAGGAGAGCGGGCCTGAAGGGCAAACCCTTCCTGCTCTGCAAATTTCGCTCCATGAATGAGGCCCGGGACCAGCGGGGAGAGCTTCTGCCCGACGGACAGCGCCTGACGGAGTTTGGAAAATTTCTGCGCCGCAGCAGCCTGGATGAGCTGCCGCAGCTGTGGAACGTCCTTCGGGGAGACATGAGCCTGGTGGGGCCGAGGCCCCTGCTCCTGGAGTACGTGCCTCTTTACGACGCGGTTCAGCGCCGCAGGCTTGACGTGAAACCCGGCCTCACCGGCTGGGCGCAGATCAACGGACGCAACGCCATCGGCTGGGATGAAAAATTCGCGCTGGACGTCTGGTACGTGGAACATTATAATTTATGGCTCGATATAAGGATTTTGCTTCTGACCTGTTGTAAAATCCTGCGGAAAGAGGGAATCTCCTCTCCGGGGGAGGCGACGATGCCCCGCTTCACGGGAAAAGAATGA
- a CDS encoding DegT/DnrJ/EryC1/StrS family aminotransferase, whose translation MTQTGEVGPLERIYLSPPHMSGDEMTMIEEAFATNWIAPLGPHVDAFEEETAAYVGVRSALALSSGTAALHLAGELLNVRRGDMVFCSSLTFAATVAPFFHKGVNCVFIDSEPESWNMSPRALERALLEAEVAGRLPAAVIVVNLYGQSCDMDPILALCDGWEIPVIEDAAESLGALYKGRRTGGFGRFSVLSYNGNKIITTSGGGMLLSDDSKALERARFLSTQARDPAPWYEHSTLGWNYRMSNVLAGIGRGQMRHIEERVALRRRIFHRYVRELGDMEGVEFMPEPEWSVSTHWLTTLTLRKPADVSPLSVIDHLETLNIESRPVWKPMHLQPVFAASSYYPHEEGRDVSGDLFRHGLCLPSGSGMTDEQQTRVIEGVREALAAPRSPRG comes from the coding sequence ATGACGCAAACAGGAGAGGTGGGCCCGCTGGAACGGATATATCTTTCTCCGCCGCACATGAGCGGAGATGAAATGACAATGATCGAGGAAGCCTTCGCCACGAACTGGATCGCGCCTCTGGGACCTCACGTGGACGCTTTCGAGGAGGAGACGGCCGCTTATGTGGGAGTCCGATCCGCTCTGGCTCTGTCGTCGGGGACGGCCGCGCTGCATCTGGCGGGGGAGCTGCTGAACGTCAGACGGGGCGACATGGTCTTTTGCTCGTCTCTCACCTTTGCGGCGACGGTGGCTCCATTTTTTCACAAGGGTGTGAACTGTGTTTTCATCGACTCCGAGCCGGAGTCCTGGAATATGAGTCCCCGGGCTCTGGAGCGGGCCCTGCTGGAGGCGGAGGTCGCGGGGAGGCTTCCGGCGGCGGTGATTGTCGTCAATCTCTACGGACAGAGCTGCGATATGGATCCGATTCTCGCCCTCTGCGACGGCTGGGAAATTCCCGTCATCGAAGACGCGGCGGAGTCTCTGGGAGCCCTCTACAAAGGCAGACGAACGGGCGGGTTCGGAAGGTTTTCGGTTCTTTCCTACAACGGGAACAAAATCATTACGACCTCCGGCGGGGGAATGCTGCTGTCCGACGACAGCAAAGCCTTGGAGCGGGCGCGTTTTCTCTCGACTCAGGCGAGGGACCCCGCCCCCTGGTATGAGCATTCGACTCTGGGCTGGAACTACCGCATGAGCAACGTGCTGGCGGGAATCGGACGGGGGCAGATGCGCCACATCGAGGAGCGGGTCGCCCTGCGCCGCCGGATTTTCCATCGCTACGTGAGGGAGCTGGGCGACATGGAGGGGGTCGAATTCATGCCCGAGCCGGAATGGAGCGTTTCCACCCACTGGCTCACGACCCTGACCCTGAGAAAGCCGGCGGACGTTTCGCCTCTTTCGGTCATCGACCACCTGGAGACTCTGAACATCGAGAGCCGCCCCGTGTGGAAGCCCATGCACCTGCAGCCCGTTTTCGCGGCGTCGTCCTATTATCCTCACGAGGAGGGGCGGGATGTGAGCGGAGATTTGTTCCGGCACGGTCTGTGTCTGCCCTCGGGGTCCGGAATGACGGACGAACAGCAGACGCGGGTGATCGAAGGGGTTCGGGAAGCTCTCGCCGCGCCCCGTTCGCCGCGGGGATGA
- the proB gene encoding glutamate 5-kinase: MKREALRNCKRIVVKVGTSSITYSTGKVNLGKMELLARELSDLHGEGRELILISSGAVGAGVGKLNCPPPSNLPEKQALAAIGQGILMHLYEKFFSEYSGNVAQVLLTRDCFSDPERYLNSRHTLFSLLNFGVIPIINENDTVAVEELRFGDNDTLSAMVACNVEADLLIILSDIDGLYDSDPRKNSKARLIPEVTEISAEMLENSRARGSALSSGGMYTKLTAARMTMPNGIPLVIASSDESGVVRRIVRGENVGTLFVPSREEGYASRRRWIVAGSSAKGEVVVDEGAAEALLRKGKSLLPSGVKKAGGKFEPGDVISVRNSAGVEIARGISNYGCEDTMRILGRHTDEIEEILGRRDYEELIHRNNMAILM, from the coding sequence GTGAAGCGAGAAGCACTGCGCAACTGTAAAAGAATTGTCGTCAAGGTGGGCACCAGTTCCATCACCTATTCTACGGGAAAGGTCAACCTTGGAAAAATGGAGCTGCTGGCGCGTGAACTGTCGGATCTTCACGGAGAGGGGCGGGAACTGATTCTCATCAGCTCCGGGGCCGTGGGGGCCGGCGTGGGAAAACTCAACTGCCCTCCGCCTTCGAATCTGCCGGAAAAACAGGCCCTGGCCGCCATCGGTCAGGGGATTCTCATGCACCTGTACGAAAAATTTTTCTCGGAATACTCCGGAAACGTCGCCCAGGTTCTTTTGACGCGGGATTGTTTTTCAGACCCCGAGCGCTACCTGAACTCGCGTCACACGCTCTTTTCCCTGCTGAACTTCGGAGTCATCCCCATCATCAATGAAAATGATACCGTGGCGGTGGAGGAACTCCGGTTCGGAGACAACGACACCCTTTCCGCCATGGTCGCCTGCAACGTGGAGGCGGATTTGCTTATAATCCTTTCGGACATCGACGGCCTCTACGATTCCGATCCCCGCAAAAATTCGAAGGCGCGGCTCATTCCCGAGGTAACCGAAATTTCAGCGGAGATGCTGGAAAACTCCAGGGCCAGAGGCAGCGCCCTGTCCAGCGGCGGAATGTACACGAAGCTGACGGCGGCGCGAATGACCATGCCCAACGGGATACCTCTGGTGATCGCCTCCAGCGACGAATCCGGCGTCGTTCGGCGTATCGTGAGGGGAGAAAACGTGGGGACGCTCTTCGTGCCCTCCAGAGAGGAAGGCTACGCGTCCCGACGGCGCTGGATCGTCGCCGGCAGTTCGGCGAAGGGCGAGGTCGTCGTCGACGAGGGCGCGGCGGAGGCGTTGCTGCGTAAGGGAAAGAGCCTGCTTCCCTCCGGAGTGAAAAAGGCGGGGGGAAAATTCGAGCCCGGGGACGTCATCTCCGTCCGGAACTCCGCCGGCGTGGAAATCGCCCGGGGCATCAGCAACTATGGCTGCGAAGATACGATGCGCATTTTGGGGCGTCACACGGACGAAATCGAGGAGATCCTGGGACGCAGAGATTACGAGGAGCTCATACACCGGAACAACATGGCGATTCTGATGTAG
- a CDS encoding glycosyltransferase family 4 protein encodes MPRLLIVTTVAATLRAFLLPYAKYFKNLGWQVDALARDAASCEECLKTFDRCYDVPFSRSPWSIGLRGRGLREMNARIRSLVEEGQYDIVHVHTPVAAFVTRLALSKLREESRPKVVYTAHGFHFHSGGCPLKNGLFIALERLAGKWTDCTITINREDYDAALARKIAKKENLFLLPGIGLDFSAYSPETVSFDIDRVRRTHLELGLTTEDEMFLMVAEFNRGKRHRDALSALKKTGRKDFHLVFAGSGPLEEDMKRLAFSLGIASQVHFLGQRTDVPLLMLSSRATLLPSEREGLNRSVMESICLGIPVLGADVRGIRDLITSPDRGTLFPVGNTAALAAAMILSVENPCPVKPKPDPAWNIDSLLREHEKIYETLMTFKH; translated from the coding sequence ATGCCGAGGCTCTTGATTGTGACGACGGTAGCGGCGACTTTACGTGCTTTTTTGCTGCCTTATGCAAAATATTTCAAAAATCTGGGCTGGCAGGTCGACGCCCTGGCGCGAGATGCCGCTTCATGCGAAGAATGTCTGAAAACGTTTGATCGTTGTTATGATGTTCCCTTCAGCCGCAGCCCCTGGAGCATCGGGCTGAGGGGCAGGGGGCTCAGAGAAATGAACGCCCGGATACGTTCGCTGGTGGAGGAGGGGCAGTACGACATCGTTCACGTCCACACTCCCGTGGCCGCTTTTGTTACGCGGCTGGCCCTGAGTAAACTACGGGAGGAGTCCCGTCCGAAGGTCGTCTATACCGCTCATGGATTTCATTTTCACAGCGGCGGCTGTCCGCTCAAAAACGGGCTGTTTATCGCTCTGGAGCGTCTGGCGGGAAAGTGGACCGACTGCACAATAACGATCAATCGGGAAGATTACGACGCGGCGCTGGCCCGCAAAATCGCGAAAAAAGAAAACCTTTTTCTTCTGCCGGGGATTGGACTGGACTTCTCCGCTTACTCGCCGGAAACGGTTTCCTTTGACATCGACAGAGTCAGGCGGACCCATCTGGAGCTGGGGCTGACCACCGAGGACGAGATGTTTCTGATGGTTGCGGAGTTCAACCGGGGCAAACGTCACAGAGATGCGCTTTCGGCTCTGAAAAAAACGGGGCGGAAGGATTTTCATCTGGTGTTTGCCGGCTCGGGGCCTCTGGAAGAGGATATGAAGCGCCTCGCCTTTTCCCTGGGAATCGCGTCGCAGGTGCATTTTTTGGGGCAGAGGACGGATGTCCCTCTTTTGATGCTCTCTTCCCGGGCCACCCTGCTGCCTTCCGAACGGGAAGGGCTGAATCGCAGCGTCATGGAATCCATCTGTCTCGGGATTCCGGTTTTGGGGGCCGACGTCCGCGGGATTCGCGACCTCATCACCAGTCCGGACCGGGGGACCCTTTTCCCCGTGGGCAATACCGCGGCTCTGGCCGCCGCCATGATCCTCTCGGTCGAAAATCCCTGTCCGGTCAAACCCAAGCCGGATCCCGCGTGGAACATCGATTCTCTGCTCAGGGAACATGAAAAAATTTATGAAACGCTAATGACATTCAAACATTAG
- a CDS encoding NeuD/PglB/VioB family sugar acetyltransferase, producing MDLVIYGAGGLGRETEALLHEVDPDGRKWNFLGFIDDARPAGSPAGKSKVLGSAAWLASRTEPVAVVFGFCDPLARAVVFEKLSSLPHVTFPVLIHPLAWVADSAALGEGTVISAYSLVSVDTRLGRCVFINVGCQVGHDAVLGDFCAVMPHVDISGNVTMGEKTLVGVGAKILQGLSIGPEAVVGIGSIVLSNVPDGCTVIGNPARVVKKPAR from the coding sequence ATGGATCTGGTGATTTACGGAGCGGGGGGATTGGGCCGCGAGACGGAAGCCCTGCTCCACGAAGTCGACCCCGACGGACGAAAATGGAATTTTCTGGGTTTTATCGATGACGCCCGACCGGCGGGCTCCCCCGCGGGAAAGTCGAAGGTTTTGGGAAGCGCCGCCTGGCTCGCCTCCAGAACCGAACCTGTCGCCGTGGTTTTCGGGTTTTGCGATCCTTTGGCCCGGGCTGTCGTTTTCGAGAAACTTTCGTCTCTGCCTCACGTCACATTTCCGGTTCTTATCCATCCCCTCGCCTGGGTGGCGGACTCCGCCGCGCTGGGGGAAGGGACCGTCATTTCCGCCTACAGTCTCGTTTCCGTCGACACCCGTCTGGGACGGTGCGTTTTCATCAACGTGGGCTGTCAGGTGGGGCACGACGCCGTTTTGGGAGATTTCTGCGCGGTCATGCCTCATGTGGATATTTCCGGCAACGTGACGATGGGAGAAAAAACCCTCGTGGGAGTGGGGGCGAAAATTCTGCAGGGGCTCTCCATCGGCCCGGAAGCCGTGGTGGGCATCGGCAGCATCGTCCTTTCGAACGTCCCCGACGGCTGCACCGTCATAGGCAATCCCGCGCGGGTCGTAAAAAAGCCGGCCAGGTAA